In one window of Rhodopseudomonas palustris HaA2 DNA:
- the gloB gene encoding hydroxyacylglutathione hydrolase produces MAADIRIVPCLTDNFGYLIHDPSSGATASIDAPEAAPLIAALEKEGWKLTDILVTHHHGDHVGGIAELKAKYHCRVVAPHDANAKIADADLRVEEGDVVKVGGLEARVLETPGHTLDHISYVFADDRALFAADTLFSIGCGRVFEGTYPMMWESLLKLRALPDDYKLYCGHEYTASNVKFALTIEPENAALQARAKQVEQQRGAGRPTIPVTLGEEKQANVFLRADVPSVAAAIGFAGESAADVFGELRERKNNS; encoded by the coding sequence ATGGCTGCCGACATCCGCATCGTTCCGTGCCTCACCGACAATTTCGGCTATCTGATCCACGACCCGTCGAGCGGCGCCACGGCCTCGATCGACGCGCCCGAGGCCGCGCCGCTGATCGCGGCGCTCGAGAAGGAAGGCTGGAAGCTCACGGATATCCTGGTGACACATCATCACGGCGATCACGTCGGCGGCATCGCCGAACTGAAGGCGAAGTATCACTGCCGCGTCGTTGCGCCGCACGACGCCAACGCCAAGATCGCCGACGCCGATCTGCGGGTCGAGGAGGGCGATGTCGTCAAGGTCGGCGGGCTCGAAGCGCGGGTGCTGGAAACCCCCGGCCATACGCTCGACCACATCTCCTACGTGTTCGCCGACGACCGCGCGCTGTTCGCCGCCGATACGCTGTTCTCGATCGGTTGCGGCCGGGTGTTCGAGGGCACCTATCCGATGATGTGGGAATCGCTGCTGAAGCTGCGGGCGCTGCCCGACGACTACAAGCTTTATTGCGGCCACGAATACACCGCCTCGAACGTCAAATTCGCGCTGACGATCGAGCCCGAGAACGCCGCCCTGCAGGCGCGCGCCAAACAGGTCGAGCAGCAGCGCGGCGCCGGCCGGCCGACCATCCCGGTGACGCTCGGCGAGGAGAAACAGGCCAATGTGTTCCTGCGCGCCGACGTGCCGTCGGTCGCAGCGGCCATTGGTTTCGCCGGCGAGAGCGCGGCGGACGTGTTCGGTGAACTCCGCGAGCGCAAGAACAACTCGTGA
- a CDS encoding cupin domain-containing protein → MRATLSAAEVIAQLGLAPHPEGGHYRETFRDSRCDSTGRSASTAIYFLLARGERSHWHRIDAVEIWHYYAGATLTLEIADDNGHRAVALGPDVAAGETPQAIVPPQAWQAAVSTGDWTLVGCTVAPGFQFEHFELAPSGWSPRPG, encoded by the coding sequence ATGCGGGCGACGCTGTCCGCCGCGGAGGTGATCGCGCAACTCGGCCTCGCGCCGCATCCCGAAGGCGGGCACTATCGCGAGACGTTTCGCGATTCCCGCTGCGACTCCACCGGCCGCAGCGCCTCGACCGCGATCTACTTCCTGTTGGCGCGCGGCGAACGTTCACACTGGCATCGCATCGACGCGGTCGAGATCTGGCACTACTACGCTGGCGCGACGCTGACGCTGGAAATCGCCGACGACAACGGCCACCGCGCGGTCGCGCTCGGACCGGACGTCGCAGCGGGCGAAACCCCACAGGCGATCGTGCCGCCGCAGGCCTGGCAGGCCGCGGTCTCGACCGGCGACTGGACGCTGGTCGGCTGCACGGTGGCGCCCGGTTTCCAGTTCGAGCATTTCGAACTGGCCCCGTCGGGCTGGTCGCCGCGGCCGGGGTGA
- a CDS encoding alpha/beta hydrolase, producing the protein MTNNAATQAATDPDFITVGDGPAQRRIAVRARAGRGPGLFWLGGFNSDMTGTKAVALDAWAAARGRACVRFDYSGHGASSGAFAEGTISRWLEDSLAVFDHVCKGPQVVIGSSMGGWMALLLARELLRRGPGPATLAGLVLIAPAPDFTEALMWNGFSPQIREQIETEGVWMRPSDYGEPYPITRTLIEDGRNHLLLGGAISTGCPVRILQGKRDPDVPWTHAFALTERLPCEDVVLTLIQDGDHRLSRPQDIARMLAAVEEIG; encoded by the coding sequence ATGACAAACAACGCCGCCACCCAAGCCGCGACCGATCCGGACTTCATCACCGTCGGCGACGGCCCGGCACAGCGCCGGATCGCGGTCCGGGCGCGGGCCGGCCGCGGCCCCGGTCTGTTCTGGCTCGGCGGCTTCAACTCGGACATGACCGGCACCAAGGCGGTGGCGCTCGACGCATGGGCCGCCGCGCGCGGCCGCGCCTGCGTCCGGTTCGATTATTCCGGCCACGGCGCCTCCTCCGGCGCGTTCGCCGAAGGCACCATCAGCCGCTGGCTCGAAGACAGCCTCGCGGTGTTCGACCATGTCTGCAAAGGCCCGCAGGTGGTGATCGGCTCGTCGATGGGCGGCTGGATGGCGCTGCTGTTGGCGCGCGAACTGCTCCGCCGCGGCCCAGGACCGGCGACCTTGGCCGGCCTGGTGCTGATCGCGCCGGCGCCGGATTTCACCGAAGCGCTGATGTGGAACGGGTTTTCGCCTCAGATCCGCGAACAGATCGAAACCGAAGGGGTCTGGATGCGGCCCTCGGATTATGGCGAGCCGTATCCGATCACGCGCACGCTGATCGAGGACGGCCGTAACCACCTGCTGCTCGGCGGCGCCATCAGCACCGGCTGCCCGGTCCGCATCCTGCAGGGCAAGCGGGACCCCGACGTGCCCTGGACCCATGCCTTCGCCTTGACCGAACGGCTGCCTTGCGAAGACGTCGTGCTGACCCTGATCCAGGACGGCGACCATCGCCTCAGCCGCCCGCAGGACATCGCGCGCATGCTGGCAGCGGTGGAGGAGATCGGGTGA
- a CDS encoding DUF4167 domain-containing protein, with translation MRNGQNNKRLRNRNSGSNTNNNNNNRRGQNPMTRVFESNGPDIKIRGTASHVAEKYVQLARDARSSGDPVAAENYYQHAEHYFRLIAAAQEQFRQNQPQQAPRIDNDMSENDDDGESDYSNFGAEPGLVPVQQQPQSFQPREPREQPQFQPREPREQPQPREHRPQPQFTPRVEQPQPSVDAGVDRLPSFITGPQPQISPAAFEGATGGGGERFPPRRRRRPHAPRGDAAAAPVPAEDASPGNE, from the coding sequence ATGAGAAACGGGCAGAACAACAAGCGGCTGCGTAACCGGAACAGCGGTAGCAACACCAACAATAACAACAACAATCGGCGTGGCCAGAACCCGATGACCAGGGTGTTCGAGTCGAACGGGCCCGATATCAAGATCCGCGGCACCGCCTCTCACGTCGCAGAGAAATACGTCCAGCTCGCGCGCGATGCGCGCTCCTCCGGCGATCCGGTCGCTGCGGAAAATTATTATCAGCACGCCGAGCATTACTTCCGCCTGATCGCCGCGGCGCAGGAGCAGTTCCGGCAGAACCAGCCGCAGCAGGCGCCCCGCATCGACAACGACATGTCGGAGAACGACGACGACGGCGAGAGCGATTATTCGAATTTCGGCGCCGAGCCCGGCCTCGTCCCGGTGCAGCAGCAGCCGCAATCCTTCCAGCCGCGCGAACCCCGCGAACAGCCGCAGTTTCAGCCGCGTGAGCCGCGCGAACAGCCGCAGCCGCGCGAGCATCGGCCGCAGCCGCAGTTCACGCCGCGGGTCGAGCAGCCGCAGCCGAGCGTCGATGCCGGGGTCGATCGTCTGCCCTCGTTCATCACCGGTCCGCAGCCGCAGATCAGCCCCGCAGCCTTCGAGGGCGCGACCGGCGGCGGCGGCGAGCGCTTCCCGCCGCGTCGCCGGCGTCGGCCGCACGCGCCACGCGGTGATGCCGCGGCCGCGCCTGTGCCGGCCGAGGACGCTTCGCCCGGCAACGAGTAA
- the infC gene encoding translation initiation factor IF-3: MRRPNRAPPPVAKDGPRTNDEIRNHEIQLIDQAGVNQGKVETIVAIKMAMEAGMDLVEISPNVSPPVCKIMDYGKFKYSAQKKAAEARKKQKIVEIKEIKLRPMIDDHDYDVKMKAMQRFFEEGDKVKITLRYRGREMAHQEIGTKLLEKVKADVAEIAKVEQDARFEGRQVVMVLAPR, from the coding sequence ATTCGCCGTCCCAACAGAGCCCCGCCCCCCGTTGCCAAGGATGGGCCGCGCACCAACGATGAAATTCGCAATCACGAGATCCAGCTGATCGACCAGGCCGGTGTGAACCAGGGCAAGGTCGAGACCATCGTCGCGATCAAGATGGCGATGGAAGCCGGCATGGATCTGGTCGAGATTTCGCCGAACGTCAGTCCGCCGGTCTGCAAGATCATGGACTACGGCAAGTTCAAATACTCGGCGCAGAAGAAGGCCGCCGAGGCGCGCAAAAAGCAGAAGATCGTCGAGATCAAGGAGATCAAGCTCCGCCCGATGATCGACGATCACGACTACGACGTGAAGATGAAGGCGATGCAGCGCTTCTTCGAGGAAGGCGACAAGGTGAAGATCACTTTGCGCTATCGCGGACGCGAAATGGCCCACCAGGAAATCGGCACCAAGTTGCTTGAAAAGGTGAAGGCCGACGTCGCCGAAATCGCCAAGGTGGAGCAGGACGCCCGCTTCGAAGGCCGTCAGGTGGTCATGGTGCTGGCGCCGCGCTGA
- a CDS encoding class I SAM-dependent methyltransferase, which yields MTMDVVNLREFYSNRLGVVARRLINRGIQTRWPDARGQRVLGLGYPTPYLGLFRHNCERCIAFMPAAQGVLKWPTARATLSTLVEERALPLPDAAVDRILLVHSLEMSDDPDALLREVWRVLAPSGRLLAVVPNRRGVWARIDNTPFGHGRPYSRSQISDLLRRTWFTPIGWSEALFVPPLEQAWLLRWAPAWERIGAAISLPLAGVHVVEATKQVVRPIQAKRERTRLIPSLEPSLVPSPMQADDTDAPLLPR from the coding sequence ATGACGATGGACGTGGTCAATCTGCGCGAGTTCTACTCCAACCGGCTCGGCGTGGTCGCGCGGCGGCTGATCAATCGCGGTATCCAGACGCGCTGGCCGGATGCGCGGGGCCAGCGCGTCCTCGGGCTCGGCTATCCGACGCCGTATCTCGGGCTGTTTCGTCACAATTGCGAACGCTGCATCGCTTTCATGCCGGCGGCCCAGGGTGTGCTGAAATGGCCGACCGCCCGCGCCACGCTGTCGACGCTGGTGGAGGAGCGCGCGCTGCCGCTGCCCGACGCCGCGGTCGACCGCATCCTGCTGGTGCATTCGCTGGAAATGTCCGACGATCCCGACGCGCTGTTGCGCGAGGTGTGGCGGGTGCTGGCGCCCTCGGGCCGGTTGCTGGCGGTGGTGCCGAACCGCCGCGGCGTCTGGGCGCGGATCGACAACACGCCGTTCGGCCACGGCCGGCCGTATTCACGCTCGCAGATCTCCGATCTGCTGCGGCGGACCTGGTTCACGCCGATCGGCTGGAGCGAGGCCCTGTTCGTGCCGCCGCTCGAACAGGCCTGGCTGCTGCGCTGGGCGCCGGCGTGGGAACGAATCGGCGCCGCCATCTCGCTGCCGCTGGCCGGCGTGCATGTGGTCGAAGCGACCAAGCAGGTGGTGCGGCCGATCCAGGCCAAGCGCGAACGCACCCGGCTGATTCCCTCGCTGGAGCCGTCGCTGGTGCCGTCACCGATGCAGGCGGACGATACCGACGCTCCGCTGCTGCCGCGCTGA
- the prmC gene encoding peptide chain release factor N(5)-glutamine methyltransferase yields MDQQNSVAEARRALGRRLKDAGIESAELDARLLIGEATGLDLTGLIVQAERVLTLDEAERLDAFAVRRLAGEPVARILGVREFWGLALRLSDDTLVPRPDTETVVEAALDHLRAEARARPLILDLGTGSGAILLALLSECPDAFGVATDISLGALRAARANAAALGLADRAGFVACDYAAALGGSFDLIVSNPPYIPASAIAALDVEVREHDPRRALDGGEDGLDAYRRIIPEAARLLGRGGALVVEIGQGQGDDVAALMRASGLAVPEPPRRDLGGVFRAVTGRNLTG; encoded by the coding sequence GTGGATCAACAGAATTCTGTCGCCGAAGCCCGCCGCGCGCTAGGCCGGCGCCTGAAGGACGCCGGCATCGAATCGGCCGAGCTCGACGCCCGGCTGCTGATCGGCGAGGCGACCGGACTCGATCTCACCGGACTGATCGTGCAGGCCGAGCGGGTGCTCACGCTGGACGAGGCGGAGCGGCTCGACGCCTTCGCGGTGCGCCGGTTGGCCGGTGAGCCGGTGGCGCGGATCCTCGGCGTCCGCGAATTCTGGGGGCTGGCGCTGCGGCTGTCCGACGACACGCTGGTGCCGCGGCCCGACACCGAGACCGTGGTCGAGGCCGCGCTCGACCATCTGCGCGCCGAGGCGCGCGCCCGCCCGCTGATTCTCGATCTCGGCACCGGCTCCGGCGCGATCCTGCTGGCGCTGCTGTCGGAGTGCCCGGACGCGTTCGGCGTCGCGACCGACATCAGTCTCGGCGCCTTGCGCGCCGCGCGGGCGAATGCCGCCGCGCTCGGCCTTGCCGATCGCGCCGGCTTCGTCGCCTGCGACTACGCTGCTGCGCTCGGCGGTTCGTTCGACCTGATCGTCTCCAACCCGCCATACATCCCGGCAAGCGCGATCGCCGCGCTCGATGTCGAGGTCCGGGAGCACGATCCGCGCCGCGCGCTCGACGGCGGTGAGGACGGCCTCGATGCCTATCGCCGGATCATCCCCGAAGCGGCGCGGCTGCTCGGGCGCGGCGGGGCGTTGGTGGTGGAGATCGGCCAAGGCCAGGGCGACGACGTCGCCGCGCTGATGCGGGCCTCTGGGCTCGCCGTCCCGGAGCCGCCACGCCGCGATCTGGGTGGCGTTTTTCGGGCGGTGACGGGGCGCAATTTGACGGGTTAA
- the prfA gene encoding peptide chain release factor 1, whose amino-acid sequence MSNLPEAKLDVLLAHHASLEAQLLGEVAANDYVRITRELSELNPLVEAVKAYREVRDELGDIDDLLEDPATDPEMRAMAEAERDALDAHREDLIQQIRVALLPKDAMDERNVMLEIRAGTGGDEASLFAGDLFRMYEKFAALQGWSVEVISASEGTVGGFKEIIAEVKGRGAFAKLKFESGVHRVQRVPDTETQGRIHTSAATVAVLPEVEEVDVDIKPDDLKIDTMRAQGAGGQHVNKTESAIRITHLPTGIVVMMQDSRSQHKNRASAMNILRSRIYDAEQQRIDSARSAERKQKVGSGDRSERIRTYNFPQGRVTDHRINLTLYKLPQVIAGEALGELIDALTTEHQVAQLAAQGHAA is encoded by the coding sequence ATGTCCAACCTGCCCGAAGCCAAGCTCGACGTTCTGCTCGCGCATCATGCCTCGCTCGAAGCGCAATTGCTCGGCGAGGTCGCGGCCAATGATTACGTCCGCATCACTCGCGAATTGTCCGAGTTGAATCCGCTGGTCGAGGCGGTGAAGGCCTATCGCGAAGTCCGCGACGAACTCGGCGACATCGACGATCTGCTCGAAGATCCCGCGACCGATCCGGAGATGCGGGCGATGGCGGAGGCCGAGCGCGACGCGCTCGATGCCCATCGCGAGGACCTGATCCAGCAGATCCGGGTCGCGCTGCTGCCGAAGGACGCGATGGACGAGCGCAACGTGATGCTCGAAATCCGCGCCGGCACCGGCGGCGACGAGGCCTCGCTGTTCGCCGGCGACCTGTTCCGGATGTACGAGAAATTCGCGGCCTTGCAGGGCTGGAGCGTCGAGGTGATCTCGGCCAGCGAGGGCACCGTCGGCGGCTTCAAGGAGATCATCGCCGAGGTGAAGGGGCGTGGCGCCTTCGCCAAGCTGAAATTCGAATCCGGCGTGCATCGGGTGCAGCGCGTGCCCGACACCGAGACGCAGGGGCGCATCCACACCTCGGCGGCGACCGTGGCGGTGCTGCCCGAGGTCGAGGAGGTCGACGTCGACATCAAGCCGGATGATCTCAAGATCGACACGATGCGGGCACAGGGCGCCGGCGGCCAGCACGTCAACAAGACCGAATCGGCGATCCGCATCACTCATCTGCCGACCGGCATCGTGGTGATGATGCAGGACAGCCGCTCGCAGCACAAAAACCGCGCCTCGGCGATGAACATCCTGCGTTCGCGAATCTACGACGCCGAGCAGCAGCGGATCGATTCGGCGCGCTCGGCCGAGCGCAAGCAGAAGGTCGGCTCCGGCGACCGCTCGGAGCGGATCCGCACCTACAACTTCCCGCAGGGCCGCGTCACCGATCACCGCATCAATCTGACGCTGTACAAGCTGCCGCAGGTGATCGCCGGCGAAGCGCTCGGCGAGCTGATCGACGCGCTGACCACCGAACACCAGGTGGCCCAGCTCGCGGCGCAGGGCCATGCGGCCTGA